In Quercus robur chromosome 11, dhQueRobu3.1, whole genome shotgun sequence, the sequence AAACCCCCCCACTCACTTGACTATTCTTGTAGAGTACTAAGTACTACTCACTACGTAGCCTAGAAACAGAACCATACAGCCTGGCATCCCATCCCATACATTAATTTTTTAGCACCAATAAAAAATTCCCACGTGTACACTCCTTTGACATTGACACCTCTTCGTCTCAACAGCTGTCCCCCTTACTCATCTCCAAAAACCCTCACTATAAATACCCCACTTCCTCTCTTTCCTTTCACAGACACTAGAaaccacttcttcttcttcttgttaaAATCTTTTTAACCTTCACAATGGGTTCTTATTACCACTTTgccattctctttcttttatgctGTTCCATTACCGTAGCTCCCACTGGTGCTAGAAAGCTCACGGCTCTCGTTGAACAACAGCCGTTGATTCTCAAGTATCACAACGGTGCTCTTCTGAAGGGCAACATCACCGTTAATTTGATCTGGTACGGCCAGTTCACTCCAATCCAGCGGTCCATAATCGTCGATTTCATCCAATCCCTCAACTCTCCTCGGGCCTCACTTCCCTCAGTGTCCACGTGGTGGAAAACCACTGACAAGTACAAGGGGGGTTCTTCTGCGCTCGTCGTAGGGAAGCAAATCCTCCACGAAGCTTATACCTTGGGCAAGTCACTCAAAACAAGGCACTTGTTGGCTTTGTCTAACAAAGTTAACGGACTGAACTCGATTAACGTTGTTTTGACGGCTAAGGATGTCGCCGTCGATGGGTTTTGTATGAGCAGGTGTGGGACCCACGGGTCGACTCGGGTGAGTCAGGGGAAGAGGGTGACTCGTTCTGCTTACGTTTGGGTTGGTAACTCGGAGACTCAGTGTCCGGGTCAATGCGCTTGGCCCTTTCACCAGCCCATTTACGGCCCACAAACCCCGCCGTTAGTTTCGCCTAACGGAGACGTCGGAGTCGACGGAATGATCATCAACTTGGCTACCGTTTTGGCTGGCACCGTCACGAATCCGTTTAATAACGGATATTTCCAGGGCCCGGCAACGGCGCCGTTAGAGGCTGTTTCGGCTTGCACAGGGATATTCGGGTCGGGTGCGTACCCGGGTGATCCGGGTCGGGTGTTGGTGGAAAAGACAACCGGGGCGAGTTACAATGCGAACGGAGTGAATGGGAGGAAGTACTTGCTGCCAGCTATGTGGGACCCGAAAACCTCGGCGTGTAAGACGCTCGTGTAAAATACTAGGAACAAAGGTCGTGTGGCGATGACGTGGCAGCATACGTGGTGAAGATATGTGTACGTAGTATGTAGATATGGATGGATGGATGGATGGAAATGGCAGAGAGTTTAGGGGTGGGTCTGTGACTGTGTTGTTCtgttatgatgatgatgatggtgatgacgatgatgggGTTATGGGGACTATATGGTTTGGATGATATTTTGTATACACTTGTTTGTCGTCTTGCGTGACTTtgtaaattatatttcaaaagaaagttgcccaaaaaaaaagttatggagAATGggaatatataataaatattctaaattttgaaaaactttattAAGTTTATTGGGAAATTAGGATTAAGCTAATTATCTTCCTTAATAATTTGATGATTATAATGATGGTAAAAGAATTTTGTTGGGTggtaattaatataatatcGTTGAGTTCATATTGAACTTAAGCGTAATAAGTTAAGTGTCTATTAATATATGGGTCATGTTAACGAATTAATAATTCagtttaagaaagttttgatatcacttttgtaaaaaataaaaaaaattatcaaaatatttttttttttttctcataaaatttttttttaactagattTTTAATCTCGTTAACATttatcttaatatattatattaactagtTAATGAGTATTCAAGGTGGTTATATTCccaaacaaatttgaaattttgaacctTCACTGCGGAAACAGCGAAAGATATCGTTCTCAACGCTTACAAAACTTGAACACAGTTGAACAAACAACATTTGAACTACAAATTACAGATATTGGTTTAACTAATCTCGGCAAGATTTAGTTTGTGTTTGGTATTGGATTATaagtttggttttatttttgctttattttatcattttatgtaCTCTTGCATGTTCACATTTTAGACTattttgtcttaattttattctaaattgcctactttttaaccttttttttttttttttttttaaattagcaTTTAACCTTTTGTCTCATAAATTACCGAcaatttttgaagatattttacCTTAACTAACAAGTTTAGCaaattaacttttaattttttatcccATATTATGCAAATAAATCACGGCACTTTTTAAACGAACTTTTAAGTTAACTAACCTGATTAAGTTCTGCAAAAAAGCTAcaagcaattttgaaaggaacTTCTACGTTAACCCGATCAAGCCTGTAAGGGCCTTTTTTGTGGGTGTTTGGGAACTTTGATGACGAGAAATAAAGGGGTGGTGATCATTGCCCATCAAGAGATTAATTTAGTGCGTATCTAATGGGTTTATAAAAATcgaaagaagaaaggaaaaggatGGTCATCAATGATGCTTGCTGGGTCCCTGGGAGACCAAAGTGGTAGGGTCAGGTAAACGAGGACGTCTTCAATGGACTttgaaatgatagaaaaaaaatcttatacgGCTATTTAGGCTACTTCTGTGGGTTTGGTAAATTGTGGGGCCTAAACCAGAGCTCAATCATGCTATGAAGATAAGATTAACTTAACTATTTGTGGACAATTcctaagaaaaaacaaagtctTTAATTATTTGGACAAAACGAATAGAAGAAGGGACCTGATTCTTTTCGTGGGAGGGCTTTCGGCTACAAATGAAATTGTAttgtattgaattttattttgcaCCTTACCAACCCGTGAAGGTATCTCCTTTCCTTCGTCAAATAACGAGACTATGGCATCATTTTCCTTTGCACaacacatgatgcatgaggggaaCAAACCtatcaattataaattatttatgaatgaTATAATACCTAGCCGAAGGTTGCCTTGTGTTATGTTAAAGATTAATAGAGcgaaattttaaagtttatgtatttttggttcaaattaaaataaaatagagagagaattaCAAATATACCTCTCAATGTAGCTTTTGTCCTATCTAGGGGTATTAAGCTtgtaaataaagtaataaaccaagcattttATGAACCATTTGAGTTCAGTTTGGAAATTTgcttgtttatactttatattcATTTGTTTCCCTAAGTTAAGACTCGATTATTAAACAAGTCAACTTCAAACAAAAGAATTTGTTTGTGAACAAACTCATGAAAACTAGACTcgattaattatatataatattatgttatatatatacttgtttaaaaatatacttattatATAGACTTGAGATTGgattttataagtttataaataggttcatatgatatcaaattattatttatagtttattaataatataaacatttcatttgtagtaaaaattcattgatttgttttcttGGTTCCACTTcatatgaaaaatgaataaGTTAATTAAGAAGTTTATGAACAAGCTCTAGCTTATTTGACAATAAAATGAACCAAGCTTGAATATGTAATCGTGTTTTGTTATAAGCTCGAGCTTGACtcataatcaaaataaaattaaatgaatataaACTTTTAATACTCTATTGGCTTGGTTTGTTTATAGCCCTAATCTTATCATCATTAATAATTAgtacacaaattttcaattattatatttgaCTCACCAAAATTGGTTTAAAATGAACTCGGTAGAACTTCGTCCAAATTAACAATTTTGCATTTTGTGATCACACTTTCAAGTACAATTTACACTTTTAACATTGAAGTACAACTTACCTTCCTGATGTTTAGTTTTATCATAATTTagtcttaaaaataattttttcaatttctatattttgaaccccataatctatatatatcttaaagaattaaatatattaattgaaaGTTTGTGAACTAAATTgtgataagttcaaattagcactttggaaaaagtttttttcAAAACCAATTTGAAGAAATCCATTATGTGATGATTCAGAAAACCATTTATGTATATTAATTTACATGACTTGTGAAGTTGATCATGTGATTCATTTAAATGATTGAATTCTTGCATAATGGGTTAGAGGTAAACTTTGTCCCTATCAAAATGTCTTTCATATGCACTTGGGATAGCATATTCTCTTGActtatttagtttaaaaaaattgcttaaATATATAATGATATTTAGAAGGGAGGTTTATAAAAAGCTGCACCTTTATATATGAAATCAAACTAggtaaataacaaaaattcacaaaaaatttacaacatttCGTATATGAAGTGGCTAAGTGCATTTCACAACATTAGCTTAAAGTACAACTCACAGCAATTTCATAACATAAGCCCACCATATTCtgcaatttaaatttaaatttttattttgttatgatcCATAAGTGAAGTGGTAAATTGATTTAGAACTAATGTGAAATTGTTGTTGTGATGCTAGAATgatttattcaaataaacttAGAATAAGAGAGGCCTGTTTAATATTAAATGTATAGTTATGCACCAATGTATATATACCATGATACTTACGtacttgattatcaaaaaaaaaaaaaagatatttatgTACTTATGTACCCATTCATTCAGGACACTTTTATGTACTAGTTGCTTTCTTTTACTATTCTTATCTACTTGTAACTTGATTTTGTGTATCTCTTTCTATATTAGAGTGTGAATCATTTGGAAGAAGTCCTCCTATTGTAGCTGAAGCCAATGCAATATTGTGGGCTGCCCAGCTAGCAATCCAAGAAAGATGGTCACATATCATTATTGAAGGAGATGCAAAGCGATGTTTTGACCCCCTATCCTCTAAAGATGTTATTCCAGACTTGTCTATTGTTAATTTAGTTTGTagtattttaaatcttaaaGTAGATTTTGTTCggtgttgtttttgttgggttaGAAGGGAGAGTAATTCTGCAGCTCATGTCACTGCAAAATTATCTCTTGCTTTTAGTGagtccttttgttttaataaggATAATCTCCCTAGAGTTGTCCACTCTGCCTGTTTGGGAGATTATCTCTCTGCATTTtcagtttaaataaaaattgaatttatcaaaaaaaaaaaaaaaaaaaaaaaaaaaacaatgaataaaaatataacttccTTCTTTGGAGCAATTACACTTTACCCCATAAATTATATCTCATAATACACATACACATCTAAACTATCCGAATACGCACTtactcccccctcccccccccacccaaaaaaaaaaaaaaaaaaaaaaaaactatgagaATACCCAACTTCCTATGGGATGCGGGTACTTATGACTTCCGCTCTTGATGAGTTAAACTCCAAATTCAATTAGCACAGACTTTATCAGTTAAACTAACTTTagataaaatgtaatttccccTTCTTCTTTCTTACCATCTCTCTTTCACATATTCTCTTTTATGTAATTTCTAATTGACCATAAACAAAACCTATTTTggattgctttaaaaaaaaaaagagattgttATTATAAGATTAACTTTAGTGATTATTCACTTACATTTTAGTTTTCTGTATTCACCCATCATTTTTATCAGTGAACATTTATTTATAGCAATCCAATAAACAACTCATTGTTTTGGAGAAGTCAATTTAAAGTTATCGATAAGATACATACTTTAGAAAAGAGAATGTATTTTATACGCGAGGTCCACCTCTCAATGAGACAGATGTCCCATATGTCGGGCACATAAAAGATTTTTCCCTTCAATAGCTTATTAGTGTTAAACTTGCAAGTACAGCCGAGGATATTAGTATAACTATTTTCTTTGGATTGcttgtcttaaaaaaataaacaagacaAA encodes:
- the LOC126705499 gene encoding protein EXORDIUM-like 2, with protein sequence MGSYYHFAILFLLCCSITVAPTGARKLTALVEQQPLILKYHNGALLKGNITVNLIWYGQFTPIQRSIIVDFIQSLNSPRASLPSVSTWWKTTDKYKGGSSALVVGKQILHEAYTLGKSLKTRHLLALSNKVNGLNSINVVLTAKDVAVDGFCMSRCGTHGSTRVSQGKRVTRSAYVWVGNSETQCPGQCAWPFHQPIYGPQTPPLVSPNGDVGVDGMIINLATVLAGTVTNPFNNGYFQGPATAPLEAVSACTGIFGSGAYPGDPGRVLVEKTTGASYNANGVNGRKYLLPAMWDPKTSACKTLV